One Castanea sativa cultivar Marrone di Chiusa Pesio chromosome 4, ASM4071231v1 DNA window includes the following coding sequences:
- the LOC142631577 gene encoding putative serine/threonine-protein kinase WNK3 isoform X3 — protein MGNMPCVPMHCFSNNTSELRIGGYPILVRVLGLEPRMPQDLSSDHDPDDSDTEFIEVDPSGRFGRYKEVLGKGAFKKVYRAFDELEGIEVAWNQVKVADLLRNSEDLERLYSEVHLLKTLKHKNIIKFYYSWVDTKNESINFITEIFTSGTLRQYRKKHKYVDLRAMKKWSRQILEGLQYLHSHDPPVIHRDLKCDNIFVNGNQGEVKIGDLGLAAILRQARSAHSVIGTPEFMAPELYEEEYNELVDIYAFGMCLLELVTFEYPYSECSNAAQIYKKVTSGIKPASLAKVTDPSVRAFIEKCIAKASERLPAKELLMDPFLRSDEDYESIGRSLHLRTRHSSSFDQIDIGENAKDSSPEISRDFTVQGQRRDVHTIFLKLRIADSSGHYRNIHFPFDIEADTAVAVASEMVEELDLSDQDVSTIAEMIDAEIRSHVSDWASRELPEDSFAGEVVSSDSSASEAKEDGSPVLNESALSAGNLALERFPSGRKYWSDSPKAFGGSSSAKSSPSHLSSRVDSVAAGSSSTGDNENSPDSHEDTEHQCSDALHEESEDERVSDDDNNSEEKEASLPVDLHLGDNSSAAADLHSSNRGNPLEDNYLESEDVEIIAEKLETLLTKQQDELNELKRKHELAISDLLTGLSPEIRQKVLNMCKENIPDYIMHSETQC, from the exons ATGGGCAACATGCCGTGCGTACCCATGCATTGCTTCTCTAACAACACAAG TGAACTGAGGATTGGGGGGTATCCGATTTTGGTGCGTGTGCTTGGATTGGAGCCGAGAATGCCACAGGACTTGTCGTCCGACCACGACCCAGACGATTCAGACACCGAGTTCATTGAGGTTGATCCCTCTGGTCGATTTGGTCGG TACAAAGAGGTTCTAGGTAAAGGAGCTTTCAAGAAAGT ATATCGAGCATTTGATGAATTGGAAGGAATTGAAGTTGCTTGGAATCAGGTTAAGGTGGCAGATTTATTACGGAACTCTGAAGATTTGGAGCGTCTATATTCAGAAGTTCATTTACTCAAGACTTTGAAGCACAAGAACATAATTAAGTTTTACTACTCATGGGTCGACACAAAAAATGAGAGCATTAACTTCATTACTGAGATTTTCACTTCTGGAACATTGCGGCA ATACCGAAAGAAACATAAATATGTTGATTTGAGAGCAATGAAGAAATGGTCTAGGCAGATTCTAGAGGGCCTTCAGTACCTTCACAGTCATGACCCACCAGTTATTCATCGAGATTTGAAGTGTGATAACATATTTGTCAATGGGAATCAAGGTGAGGTGAAAATTGGTGACTTAGGCCTGGCTGCCATTCTTCGCCAGGCTCGTTCAGCGCATAGTGTCATTG GTACTCCAGAGTTCATGGCACCAGAGCTTTATGAAGAGGAATACAATGAGCTTGTAGATATTTATGCTTTTGGCATGTGCTTGCTAGAGTTGGTCACCTTCGAGTACCCTTATAGTGAGTGTTCCAATGCAGCTCAAATATACAAGAAAGTGACATCA gGAATAAAGCCAGCATCATTGGCAAAAGTGACAGACCCTTCAGTTAGAGCATTTATAGAAAAATGTATTGCAAAAGCCTCTGAACGCTTGCCGGCTAAGGAACTTCTAATGGATCCTTTTCTCCGATCAGATGAGGATTATGAAAGTATAGGGCGTTCTCTACATCTTAGAACCCGCCATTCAA GCAGTTTTGATCAGATTGATATTGGTGAAAATGCTAAGGATTCATCTCCTGAGATTAGTAGAGATTTCACAGTTCAAGGTCAGAGGAGAGATGTTCACACAATATTTCTGAAACTACGAATTGCGGACTCCTCAG GTCATTATCGCAAtatccacttcccatttgataTTGAGGCAGACACTGCAGTTGCGGTTGCTAGTGAAATGGTCGAGGAGTTGGACCTGAGTGATCAAGATGTTTCAACAATTGCTGAAATGATTGACGCAGAAATCCGGTCCCATGTTTCAGATTGGGCGTCAAGAGAACTCCCTGAAGATAGTTTTGCTGGAGAGGTTGTAAGTTCTGATAGCAGTGCATCTGAAGCTAAGGAAGATGGCTCTCCCGTCTTGAATGAGTCTGCCCTTTCTGCTGGTAATCTTGCATTGGAAAGATTTCCTTCAGGTCGTAAGTATTGGTCTGACTCACCAAAGGCATTTGGTGGAAGCTCTTCAGCAAAGTCTAGCCCCTCACACTTGTCTTCTCGGGTGGATTCGGTTGCTGCTGGATCTAGCTCAACTGGAGATAATGAAAACTCTCCTGATTCCCATGAAGACACAGAACATCAATGTTCTGATGCTTTGCATGAAGAGTCTGAGGATGAGCGTGTTTCTGATGATGACAATAATAGTGAAGAGAAGGAAGCTAGTCTGCCTGTGGATCTTCACCTTGGCGACAACAGTAGTGCAGCTGCAGATCTACATTCTAGCAACAGAGGTAATCCTTTGGAAGACAACTATCTTGAATCAGAAGACGTTGAGATAATCGCTGAGAAACTTGAGACTCTGTTAACGAAGCAGCAAGACGAGTTAAACGAGTTAAAGAGGAAGCATGAACTGGCCATATCAGATCTTTTGACAGGACTATCTCCAGAGATCCGTCAAAAGGTTTTAAATATGTGTAAAGAAAATATACCTGACTATATAATGCATAGTGAGACACAATGCTAA
- the LOC142631577 gene encoding putative serine/threonine-protein kinase WNK3 isoform X2, whose protein sequence is MGNMPCVPMHCFSNNTSELRIGGYPILVRVLGLEPRMPQDLSSDHDPDDSDTEFIEVDPSGRFGRYKEVLGKGAFKKVYRAFDELEGIEVAWNQVKVADLLRNSEDLERLYSEVHLLKTLKHKNIIKFYYSWVDTKNESINFITEIFTSGTLRQYRKKHKYVDLRAMKKWSRQILEGLQYLHSHDPPVIHRDLKCDNIFVNGNQGEVKIGDLGLAAILRQARSAHSVIGTPEFMAPELYEEEYNELVDIYAFGMCLLELVTFEYPYSECSNAAQIYKKVTSGIKPASLAKVTDPSVRAFIEKCIAKASERLPAKELLMDPFLRSDEDYESIGRSLHLRTRHSKGSFDQIDIGENAKDSSPEISRDFTVQGQRRDVHTIFLKLRIADSSGHYRNIHFPFDIEADTAVAVASEMVEELDLSDQDVSTIAEMIDAEIRSHVSDWASRELPEDSFAGEVVSSDSSASEAKEDGSPVLNESALSAGNLALERFPSGRKYWSDSPKAFGGSSSAKSSPSHLSSRVDSVAAGSSSTGDNENSPDSHEDTEHQCSDALHEESEDERVSDDDNNSEEKEASLPVDLHLGDNSSAAADLHSSNRGNPLEDNYLESEDVEIIAEKLETLLTKQQDELNELKRKHELAISDLLTGLSPEIRQKVLNMCKENIPDYIMHSETQC, encoded by the exons ATGGGCAACATGCCGTGCGTACCCATGCATTGCTTCTCTAACAACACAAG TGAACTGAGGATTGGGGGGTATCCGATTTTGGTGCGTGTGCTTGGATTGGAGCCGAGAATGCCACAGGACTTGTCGTCCGACCACGACCCAGACGATTCAGACACCGAGTTCATTGAGGTTGATCCCTCTGGTCGATTTGGTCGG TACAAAGAGGTTCTAGGTAAAGGAGCTTTCAAGAAAGT ATATCGAGCATTTGATGAATTGGAAGGAATTGAAGTTGCTTGGAATCAGGTTAAGGTGGCAGATTTATTACGGAACTCTGAAGATTTGGAGCGTCTATATTCAGAAGTTCATTTACTCAAGACTTTGAAGCACAAGAACATAATTAAGTTTTACTACTCATGGGTCGACACAAAAAATGAGAGCATTAACTTCATTACTGAGATTTTCACTTCTGGAACATTGCGGCA ATACCGAAAGAAACATAAATATGTTGATTTGAGAGCAATGAAGAAATGGTCTAGGCAGATTCTAGAGGGCCTTCAGTACCTTCACAGTCATGACCCACCAGTTATTCATCGAGATTTGAAGTGTGATAACATATTTGTCAATGGGAATCAAGGTGAGGTGAAAATTGGTGACTTAGGCCTGGCTGCCATTCTTCGCCAGGCTCGTTCAGCGCATAGTGTCATTG GTACTCCAGAGTTCATGGCACCAGAGCTTTATGAAGAGGAATACAATGAGCTTGTAGATATTTATGCTTTTGGCATGTGCTTGCTAGAGTTGGTCACCTTCGAGTACCCTTATAGTGAGTGTTCCAATGCAGCTCAAATATACAAGAAAGTGACATCA gGAATAAAGCCAGCATCATTGGCAAAAGTGACAGACCCTTCAGTTAGAGCATTTATAGAAAAATGTATTGCAAAAGCCTCTGAACGCTTGCCGGCTAAGGAACTTCTAATGGATCCTTTTCTCCGATCAGATGAGGATTATGAAAGTATAGGGCGTTCTCTACATCTTAGAACCCGCCATTCAA AAGGCAGTTTTGATCAGATTGATATTGGTGAAAATGCTAAGGATTCATCTCCTGAGATTAGTAGAGATTTCACAGTTCAAGGTCAGAGGAGAGATGTTCACACAATATTTCTGAAACTACGAATTGCGGACTCCTCAG GTCATTATCGCAAtatccacttcccatttgataTTGAGGCAGACACTGCAGTTGCGGTTGCTAGTGAAATGGTCGAGGAGTTGGACCTGAGTGATCAAGATGTTTCAACAATTGCTGAAATGATTGACGCAGAAATCCGGTCCCATGTTTCAGATTGGGCGTCAAGAGAACTCCCTGAAGATAGTTTTGCTGGAGAGGTTGTAAGTTCTGATAGCAGTGCATCTGAAGCTAAGGAAGATGGCTCTCCCGTCTTGAATGAGTCTGCCCTTTCTGCTGGTAATCTTGCATTGGAAAGATTTCCTTCAGGTCGTAAGTATTGGTCTGACTCACCAAAGGCATTTGGTGGAAGCTCTTCAGCAAAGTCTAGCCCCTCACACTTGTCTTCTCGGGTGGATTCGGTTGCTGCTGGATCTAGCTCAACTGGAGATAATGAAAACTCTCCTGATTCCCATGAAGACACAGAACATCAATGTTCTGATGCTTTGCATGAAGAGTCTGAGGATGAGCGTGTTTCTGATGATGACAATAATAGTGAAGAGAAGGAAGCTAGTCTGCCTGTGGATCTTCACCTTGGCGACAACAGTAGTGCAGCTGCAGATCTACATTCTAGCAACAGAGGTAATCCTTTGGAAGACAACTATCTTGAATCAGAAGACGTTGAGATAATCGCTGAGAAACTTGAGACTCTGTTAACGAAGCAGCAAGACGAGTTAAACGAGTTAAAGAGGAAGCATGAACTGGCCATATCAGATCTTTTGACAGGACTATCTCCAGAGATCCGTCAAAAGGTTTTAAATATGTGTAAAGAAAATATACCTGACTATATAATGCATAGTGAGACACAATGCTAA
- the LOC142631577 gene encoding putative serine/threonine-protein kinase WNK3 isoform X1 yields MGNMPCVPMHCFSNNTSELRIGGYPILVRVLGLEPRMPQDLSSDHDPDDSDTEFIEVDPSGRFGRYKEVLGKGAFKKVYRAFDELEGIEVAWNQVKVADLLRNSEDLERLYSEVHLLKTLKHKNIIKFYYSWVDTKNESINFITEIFTSGTLRQYRKKHKYVDLRAMKKWSRQILEGLQYLHSHDPPVIHRDLKCDNIFVNGNQGEVKIGDLGLAAILRQARSAHSVIGTPEFMAPELYEEEYNELVDIYAFGMCLLELVTFEYPYSECSNAAQIYKKVTSGIKPASLAKVTDPSVRAFIEKCIAKASERLPAKELLMDPFLRSDEDYESIGRSLHLRTRHSSKFQYFLQISKAFMLLSSHFYMSNTEGSFDQIDIGENAKDSSPEISRDFTVQGQRRDVHTIFLKLRIADSSGHYRNIHFPFDIEADTAVAVASEMVEELDLSDQDVSTIAEMIDAEIRSHVSDWASRELPEDSFAGEVVSSDSSASEAKEDGSPVLNESALSAGNLALERFPSGRKYWSDSPKAFGGSSSAKSSPSHLSSRVDSVAAGSSSTGDNENSPDSHEDTEHQCSDALHEESEDERVSDDDNNSEEKEASLPVDLHLGDNSSAAADLHSSNRGNPLEDNYLESEDVEIIAEKLETLLTKQQDELNELKRKHELAISDLLTGLSPEIRQKVLNMCKENIPDYIMHSETQC; encoded by the exons ATGGGCAACATGCCGTGCGTACCCATGCATTGCTTCTCTAACAACACAAG TGAACTGAGGATTGGGGGGTATCCGATTTTGGTGCGTGTGCTTGGATTGGAGCCGAGAATGCCACAGGACTTGTCGTCCGACCACGACCCAGACGATTCAGACACCGAGTTCATTGAGGTTGATCCCTCTGGTCGATTTGGTCGG TACAAAGAGGTTCTAGGTAAAGGAGCTTTCAAGAAAGT ATATCGAGCATTTGATGAATTGGAAGGAATTGAAGTTGCTTGGAATCAGGTTAAGGTGGCAGATTTATTACGGAACTCTGAAGATTTGGAGCGTCTATATTCAGAAGTTCATTTACTCAAGACTTTGAAGCACAAGAACATAATTAAGTTTTACTACTCATGGGTCGACACAAAAAATGAGAGCATTAACTTCATTACTGAGATTTTCACTTCTGGAACATTGCGGCA ATACCGAAAGAAACATAAATATGTTGATTTGAGAGCAATGAAGAAATGGTCTAGGCAGATTCTAGAGGGCCTTCAGTACCTTCACAGTCATGACCCACCAGTTATTCATCGAGATTTGAAGTGTGATAACATATTTGTCAATGGGAATCAAGGTGAGGTGAAAATTGGTGACTTAGGCCTGGCTGCCATTCTTCGCCAGGCTCGTTCAGCGCATAGTGTCATTG GTACTCCAGAGTTCATGGCACCAGAGCTTTATGAAGAGGAATACAATGAGCTTGTAGATATTTATGCTTTTGGCATGTGCTTGCTAGAGTTGGTCACCTTCGAGTACCCTTATAGTGAGTGTTCCAATGCAGCTCAAATATACAAGAAAGTGACATCA gGAATAAAGCCAGCATCATTGGCAAAAGTGACAGACCCTTCAGTTAGAGCATTTATAGAAAAATGTATTGCAAAAGCCTCTGAACGCTTGCCGGCTAAGGAACTTCTAATGGATCCTTTTCTCCGATCAGATGAGGATTATGAAAGTATAGGGCGTTCTCTACATCTTAGAACCCGCCATTCAAGTAAGTTTCAGTATTTTCTACAGATATCAAAGGCCTTTATGTTATTGTCCTCACATTTTTACATGTCAAACACAGAAGGCAGTTTTGATCAGATTGATATTGGTGAAAATGCTAAGGATTCATCTCCTGAGATTAGTAGAGATTTCACAGTTCAAGGTCAGAGGAGAGATGTTCACACAATATTTCTGAAACTACGAATTGCGGACTCCTCAG GTCATTATCGCAAtatccacttcccatttgataTTGAGGCAGACACTGCAGTTGCGGTTGCTAGTGAAATGGTCGAGGAGTTGGACCTGAGTGATCAAGATGTTTCAACAATTGCTGAAATGATTGACGCAGAAATCCGGTCCCATGTTTCAGATTGGGCGTCAAGAGAACTCCCTGAAGATAGTTTTGCTGGAGAGGTTGTAAGTTCTGATAGCAGTGCATCTGAAGCTAAGGAAGATGGCTCTCCCGTCTTGAATGAGTCTGCCCTTTCTGCTGGTAATCTTGCATTGGAAAGATTTCCTTCAGGTCGTAAGTATTGGTCTGACTCACCAAAGGCATTTGGTGGAAGCTCTTCAGCAAAGTCTAGCCCCTCACACTTGTCTTCTCGGGTGGATTCGGTTGCTGCTGGATCTAGCTCAACTGGAGATAATGAAAACTCTCCTGATTCCCATGAAGACACAGAACATCAATGTTCTGATGCTTTGCATGAAGAGTCTGAGGATGAGCGTGTTTCTGATGATGACAATAATAGTGAAGAGAAGGAAGCTAGTCTGCCTGTGGATCTTCACCTTGGCGACAACAGTAGTGCAGCTGCAGATCTACATTCTAGCAACAGAGGTAATCCTTTGGAAGACAACTATCTTGAATCAGAAGACGTTGAGATAATCGCTGAGAAACTTGAGACTCTGTTAACGAAGCAGCAAGACGAGTTAAACGAGTTAAAGAGGAAGCATGAACTGGCCATATCAGATCTTTTGACAGGACTATCTCCAGAGATCCGTCAAAAGGTTTTAAATATGTGTAAAGAAAATATACCTGACTATATAATGCATAGTGAGACACAATGCTAA
- the LOC142632983 gene encoding uncharacterized protein LOC142632983: MATIQLTNSNIGPGLAHLSNLSFPSVVVFPTKTKVAFSAAVLPRFTSRGITTFGNPVESVSQDYSSSVSDLAPCLKFKRLDKTAKNIMQILNKEDVEEVRMKREIPDIKPGYIVQLKVEVPENKRRVLILKGIVIARRKAGLNTTFRIRRLVAGVGVESLFLLYSPNIKEIKVLDKKKVRRSKLYYLRDKMNALKKQ, from the exons ATGGCAACTATCCAACTGACCAACTCTAACATAGGTCCAGGACTAGCCCATCTCTCCAATCTTTCATTTCCATCAGTGGTAGTCTTTCCAACCAAGACCAAAGTTGCTTTTTCTGCag CTGTGCTACCTCGTTTTACCAGCAGGGGCATTACAACGTTTGGAAATCCTGTTGAATCAGTGTCTCAGGACTATTCTTCATCTGTCTCTGATCTGGCTCCCTGCCTCAAATTTAAGAGGCTTGATAAAACTGCCAAGAACATAATGCAG ATATTAAATAAGGAAGATGTAGAGGAAGTGAGGATGAAGAGAGAAATACCTGATATAAAGCCTGGTTATATTGTGCAACTCAAAGTG GAAGTACCTGAGAACAAGCGACGCGTTTTAATTCTGAAAGGAATTGTCATAGCAAGGCGTAAAGCTGGTTTAAACACTACATTCAGAATTAGGAGGCTTGTGGCTGGGGTTGGAGTTGAGTCTCTCTTCCTACT GTATTCACCTAACATAAAGGAGATAAAGGTGCTGGATAAGAAGAAAGTAAGGAGGTCCAAGCTTTACTATCTCAGGGACAAAATGAACGCGCTTAAGAAGCAATAG